The nucleotide sequence CGTTTCCTTTGCCCCAAGAACTTCCTTTTTGTTTTGTTGTCCCGTAATAAAGGCTGTGGTTTCTTGCATCAGCCTGTTTAGCTCTTCCGATTTGACTTTGAACTTGCCCTCTCTGGTTGCCTCTTTCCCACGAACCCGCAGGCTCAGGCTGATTTCCCCGTCGTTCAACCCCACTTCGAATGATCCATCCACCAATAAAACACCCGATTGCAGCGACTCAGGGATTGCGGCGCCCAGGCCCCTCTCGAACTGTGCCTCGCCCAAGCGCCTTCTCTCCAATAGAACAACCCCCGGTTCCGCATCAAGCTGCATCTCCAGCAAGCGGGTCAACTTTATCTCCCATTCTACATTGGTGGGCGAAAAAGTTGCGGCACGCAGATTGATTACGGTTATGGGCAAGGCATTCGTGCTCGCCAATAAACATTTGGGAGCTTTTTCAGCCACGGCATCTGCCAGTTTATTGGCCAATTCCTGCGGATTCTTTTCCGGAATTTCTGCACTCCACAAGCGGAGTCCGTTGTGTGTGGAAAAAAGCCGAAGCGTCAGAGGGCCACCCTGACCCGCCTTTTCCAAAACCAAAAGCCCGTCTGCCTTCAACAGGTCAAACGCATGGTTCAAACGATCCCCTGCGGCAAATTCCTGCAGTTGCTTTTCCGTAGCCAACCGAGACAACTCGGCGCGTTCCAACAGCACGATTCCGGGAAGCGAGCCAAGCCTGGCCGATAACAATGCAGCCAAATCCCCGGTTGCTTCCGTCCCTACCAGGGCCAACCTAACAGGAGTTGCGGAAGGCTTTGCGGGTTCTTCCGCCTTTGCCGGGGGGAATGTAATCAAGGAAAAACAAAAGATTACCAGGCTTGCCAATACGTTGCCTTGTATCGTTGGCCGCATGGCATGACGTGATCGCCCGGAAATTCCCATTATTTTTCTCTGGTGGTTGAAACAAGCGCCAAGGCAGTGCAAAAAGGAAGAATCATGACGGAATACGCAGTCGTGTTTACTTTGTTAGTTTTGGGAGCAATCGCTCGACCAGCCTTCCTGCAGCTTTTTCAAGCGCCTCTTTCCCGGCGGTGTGATTGCCAAGATCAACGGCCACCTGCGTTTCTCGGTCCGTCCAGAGGAGTTCGTGTGTCGATGCGCGGACAACTTTTATTTCGATTCGCCCGCGACTGGAGACCAAATTCCCATGACGGGCTCCCAGTTCGCTAAAAGCCTCGCCCGAAATGATGATATCGGGCTTTTTTTGGCTCTGATCGGGCTCAATGATTTGAAATCCAAGTCCTTGCAACTGCATCGCAATTTCGGTTTGCGCCGCGGGATCAATGGTTGGTTGGCTGTAATCACGCTCGGTGATCGTTACCGCTACGGAGGGCAGAGAGCGTTGCCCAACAATGCCCCGCAAGCGTTGTAAGCGCTGGGCGGGGATTTCTTTCTGCGCCAACAAAACATCGCGATGTGAAGCTAGTACTTCATCGATTTTTCCAGACAAATCCCGTGCGGCTTGCGGTAGGTTTCCAAGGTCGGCAACAGTTGTCGTTACACCATAGACGCGGCTGGTCTCGGTGCTGATGATCTTGGCTACTGCCATGTATTGGTTGCCCACGGCAAATAAACGTCCCGTTACCAGCACCTGAGCGCCGGTGAGGGAGCCAATCTTGGCGGCTGTCTCAGCCGACACTAATCCGGATTTGCCGAGTTCTTGTTCGTTCAGAATCTTGTCCACTTCCTGCCGCTCGACCATGAGGGTGTGCTTGCTTGTGGATAAATCAGCCTCCAACAATATGGCGATCTCTGCGCCCTGTTTGTCCATCGATTCGTCCGAACTTTGAAAGTTAAATACAGCGGTGGCCAGCGGTTGGCTTGTATCGGCGGCAATTGAGGTTTGAGGAGAGAGAGGCATCATGACAAAACTGCCAAATAAAATCAGATGTAAGTAGTAGTTCATAAGTTTACTGCTCGATGCGCGGGTGGAATTTGACCGGAAAGAAGATGGATAATTTTAATGAGTCCAAGTTGTGCGCGAGGATCGTTGTTCATATTGTCGAGGACATGTGACGTAACATGAACGAGGACGCGGGAATTCGAGTGATCTGCATATACCCCCACCGGCAACGATTCATCGGGCCAGAAAAGGGCCAAACACGCGCCGGCACTCCGATCCTGCGCTTGTTGAAATTGCTCGTCAGTGGCCAACTCTCCAAAATATAGGCGATTCGGATCGAATCGATCCGGTGTGCCGTTTCCGGCATTTTCAAAAGGGAGGCGCAAGCTGGCAAGAAAACGACGGAATTTGTCTCCGGGCCCGAAAACGACGACTTGCACGGAGCCATCGGGTTTGGGTTGGAGTAAATTCTTCAGCTCCTTTGTCACGCTGTCTGGAAAAACCTCGAACTTGAGAGATTCCAACAAAATGGGGTTTGCTTGCGGACCGCTTTGGACAAGTGCGAGACGGACGAGGACTTCCGCCCGCTGTTTTACACTTGGAAATTTCACAGAGATGCTCAGGCGCTTGGGCGATGTATTCGGAAAAGTGAGTCCTTCCTGTAAATGAATGTCCTTCGCCAACGGCATCGCCAAGGCGCCTGCGATTTGAAATAAATCGGCTCGCAAGGAAGCCGACTTTACGGCCACTCCACTAATCTCGATGTTGATTCTTTCCTCGCGATTCCCAAAAACCGCGGGTAATTGTGAGGCAGGCTGGATGTGGCTTTCCAAGCCGATAAGTTGAACAGATTCTGCGGAGAATACAGACACTGTCGCCCATAGGAGCAAGGTTCCGCAAACAAGCCAGAAGGATGGGCTCAGTCTCATAGTGTAGTCTCCAGCGTTTGAGCCCGCACGGAATAACCAGCCACTTTAGGATGTTCCGAGGCCAGCCAAACCTTATTCTCGCTTTCCAAAATGACGCTGCCTGTCGGGGTTACCAAAATTTCAAAGCAACTATGTGTTTTTCCCAACATTAAACAGACGCGATGTCCGCTGTAGCTCAAAACGCGGATTGTATCGCTACCTCGTTTAAAAACAATTAACACCGGCTGGTTTGAGCCAATCACAGGAGACTGGGCAATCGAAAGGTCAACTTTCCCGTTTTCCGTCACCACGGCATTGACTTGGCCGGGAAAGAGTTTCTCCACCTGCAGAAGGATTTGTTGGTCGCTGGCCAGGTTTTCCGAGATAGGATGGTGTTTGAAAAAGAGAAAAGGGAGAAGGCCAACGGCTAAAACCAGCGCAAAAGCGCCACACAAGCGGCCAATAACTCCTTTCCATGCAGAATCATCCTGTTGCATGGAACTGTCTTGCTGGAAGGCAATGACTGCCCGGTGCCGCGCGCGGGCGCGGACCGATTCCGATACTTCCGGCACCTTTAATTTCTGAAGATGCCGCCGGAGATCATCATCTTTCATGAGGACTTTCCTTTCCCGGCCCTCAAGAGCTTCTTGAGTGCGTTTTTGGCGCGAAAAATCCGCCACGAAACGGTCGTCTCCGCACAACCCATTGAGCGAGCCGCTTCGCGGTGGTTCATTTCTTCAAAATAAACCAGGGCAACAGCCTCGCGCAGATCCGGGGATAATTGTTTCAAGGCGAAATGCACATCGGCGTAATCTGGGGTACGCACCTGTGCCCAGGATTCCAGTTCGGCGGCAAATTGAACCTGCTTGTCCCTTTCACGGGAGTTTTGCCG is from Candidatus Methylacidiphilales bacterium and encodes:
- a CDS encoding CsgG/HfaB family protein gives rise to the protein MNYYLHLILFGSFVMMPLSPQTSIAADTSQPLATAVFNFQSSDESMDKQGAEIAILLEADLSTSKHTLMVERQEVDKILNEQELGKSGLVSAETAAKIGSLTGAQVLVTGRLFAVGNQYMAVAKIISTETSRVYGVTTTVADLGNLPQAARDLSGKIDEVLASHRDVLLAQKEIPAQRLQRLRGIVGQRSLPSVAVTITERDYSQPTIDPAAQTEIAMQLQGLGFQIIEPDQSQKKPDIIISGEAFSELGARHGNLVSSRGRIEIKVVRASTHELLWTDRETQVAVDLGNHTAGKEALEKAAGRLVERLLPKLTK